Genomic window (Vespa velutina chromosome 16, iVesVel2.1, whole genome shotgun sequence):
ACTTATTTAAGTTTTTCAAGAATTACTTTCACCTTTAGTATtctatatgaaagaaaacaaatatttatatgttataacacaatatatatattaaatatacaaaatataaatgcataatatgaaaattaactTTGATAACAATAAATCCTTCTAACTCATTTTTTGaagtataaagataaatacgtatgcatttaatagatataacgataaattgACGATTACATTctcaataaaatacaaatatgtttattcttaataaaaacatttatataaataacctATTTTATTTCGACTTCTTACAGATATGTATTCTACTGTAACTTTTTCATTGAGATACATTTAAAATCAGgtatttattaagattttaaataaatataataataaaaataataataaaaaaagaaggaaagaaaaaaaaagaaaaaagcataattttctaaaagtaGAAATTGTATGCTACACAAAATGCCTTCATTGTATACCTTCTTAAGGCGTTCTTCGGAACGAGGAGAGGATTCGAAAAACGAGCTTAATAGTATTTAGGTTTAACCTAATTGATAAACATTCATTACATATGattgaattttttacattattacacTTATCTGTACTTAATATTTTGATacactttttataatataattttaaaaagaaaaataatcagcCACACAATATAACTATCGAAATATATAGGGGTCATAACAATGACTGTTAGAACCGCCAAGTTCTAATGTAAAAGACTCCTGCAAATTTTAGTTCAGTCTATAGAAACCTAGGTGGTGCAGTGATACGTCAGtaggctatatatatatacatactcatattatattgggttggcaactaagtaATTGCGGATTTTGTCAATAGATGGactttatactttcttttgttaaatccgcaatcacttagttgccaacccaataccatatgtatttataatttgttaagATAAGCTGCaacaaatatatactatatatatatatatatatatgtttgtagtACACTTCGGTTAAATGATGTAGTTTGAAATTAATGTTGTTTTCTGTATAACTTTCGAAATGTACTACTAGGTAGCGCTTCGATCATTGTGTTTATACTATTagctatttttattactactgGTTTAATGCTTTAATctgttacaataaaaattaaacataaacaataaatattttttactccttttttatatgcaaactaaaatggatattattttaacttacaattataaaaataatatttttgagaattatatgaaataaaattattacatatcaaGATTTCttacataaatttatgtttaatttattcgtcTGTTCCGAATAATATTTGCTTATCTCTAAAATTAAGTGAAAAATATAGtatcacacatatatatatatatttaattatattgttatttttaaatatgtacaatataaaaatgaaattaaagaattgGATTGAATTAATCAAATCTGAAAAGTTACAGGAAATAATAGAAGATGTTAAGGTAAgctaaattaaatttatttttatgcttaaatatttgtttacattataaatttaatagttacttgtatatatactttataacaatttacgatctatattatatatcgtttgtaataagattttatatttcactatttctaattttattaaaatatgttttcgTAAGTGTGTAACATAGTttgtgtttataaaaatttgatttttcagactaatcattattttcaatccaATGGAAATTCAAATATGTCTAACAAAGATGCCTTTAAGTTGCTCTTATATTTGGCTCATACCGCAAGTAAATGTGATAAACAGAGTTATGAGATAGGTAAAAGTATTGCTGAATTAACTATCTTATTATGttctaatttattaacaatccCTGATAATGAGAGATTTATTTCAagtttatatcatataactCGTTGTTTATTAGTAATGCATTTATATGAAGAAGCTGAAAATGTatgttcatttttaattcaagAAAATTTTGATTGCTCTGGAGATAAatccaatgaaatttttttacaattattatatttgtggCACGATTCTGCAGATAAAATGTTTGTTATCTTGCAAGAACAACCAcagcataaaaaaaattatgacaaatttaaaaacattataaataatgaattgcGAATAACTAAAAAAGCTTATAAAAACAATGCAaagtatattttgaaaaaattagatatatatctaaaaaaagttataacaattagaaatacatcaaataaatatattgatgattttattaaatacatattacatcaagaatacaaaaatatgtcaatagataaaaatgacaaatatcaaatttatcattttatattatgcattattagtaaaataatttgtgtaaaaattaatgaagatGATATAAAGTATGTAATACAGATTTTAGAAAATGcatctaaatattttaagaatatgaTAGACGAAGAATGTTGCCAAAGTTTTCTACATTTTAAGACTACATGTATTACGTTATTACAACCAGCTAAAGAATTAACAAAATCTACTTCTAAACATCTAAAGAATTTGACAAGTCAATACGATGAAATTGTAAAAGAATATGGATATGCAAATACAGTCATATTTACCACATCaacttttattgatatatttgaacatttatttatgtattggGAAAGAGGTTTAAAGTTAGGAAATAAGCAATTTCTTAATACTTTGTACGAAACCATGGAGTTTATAGTTCGGATAAGTACTATCTTAATGAATACGGTATTAGAAAAATGTACATGTACCAATGAATGTACAGTTAAAAcagatttatataatgttatagcATTGAAAgctaaatgtataatattagtTAGTAAACTGTCCCCGAAAGATTTACcagaaaatatttgtagaCTTGCAAACAATTTtatggaagaaaatatatcttctcttagagaaatgaaagaaagtaatTGTAAACATTGGACAACCTTATGGTCTATGTGTGGAAGATTACTTTACAATATGGGAGCAACATCTGAATCTTTTTATGATGAAAGttcatcatttatttcattattatgttctagtattatttattttgaaggAATACATTGTGAAAGTTCATATCTAAAACTTACAAATCCTATTTGTGTTGCTTTATATAGATTaagtaatattcattataataatgccATGTATAGGGAAGCAATGACTGTATCAGCATTACATGGATTATTAAGTTATAAGGACAAGAATTCAAAGGCATTTAAAATGTGGGCGAGtattaaacataaaataataaaaacctctccaaatcttataaaaatgtcTATGATATCGTGTTTGCAAGctgatagaaaaaatatagaagaaattGGTTTCCATATTAACTTATCAAAGTATAATCTTATAGAGTTGTGTTTAAGTGAAGCAAAAGGTTTGAAAACTGcaaaaattaatctatttgAAGCGTTTGATACTgtgttaaaagaattaaagattttaaaagcTACTATTAAACAACGTGCATGTGTCATACAATTGCTGGGATATCATCTGATACATATACGAGAAAATTATACATCAGATAGATTCAAAGATACACTTTCTGAATTAGAATTATTGGAACAAAAatctatcgatattttatgtCTAAAAGcaaatttagaattttttatatttgtaaatgaaTTGCATATTTCCAATGAACACACCCAGATAGAAATGAATAACACAAAATTTGCTTTGAATGCTCCAAAGCTGTCAGATAATGAAGGAAATTATGTAGTACCAGCATATaccaaaataaatatcaaagaagaTCTACGTCTTAtgcaatttttacaaaaatcgtTAAAAACATGGGATGACATTGAACAAAATATTGTAAGTTCTTTATtgtatactaataatatttatgaaaaataaatatataaaatgttacattattactaatatattgatttttaaaaattgatacaGACTGATGTAGCTCAAGGTTGGGAACCATTATTGACATtacatatattgattataGCTGCTGAGTATTCTAGATTATATCGTTATGAAGAATGTGAATTAAGAGCATGGAATCTTGCAATTAAATTGGCAGCTGAATTGAACAATGATGATGCATTCATTTATGGTATGTAATTGGATAATTACTTAGTATCAAagcaaaatttaatataatctatgtatatatatctatattatgaaaaatatataaataagtattccATCATAGTTACTGGTCGTAGCCTTTCTTTAcgtcaaataaattataaatggaTTGCCCAGGCTAAGGAATATGCtgctaatttaaaaaattctgttGATGAAATTAAAGCTCATTCAATTGCTGTATTTTGGATCAGTTTGgcagatttttattttgaatgtGGCGAAGTAAGTATATCCATTAAAGTATGTAAATATGATATGCTAAAAgtagaagatatttttcttttacagtgtACAATAGCTAGAAAATTACTGGATGATGCTAGATTCCTGCCAGGAATTTCGTTCCAAAAAAATACtgctatatatttatacagttTAGATACAATCCTTCGTAATTGtcattcttataaaaaaaacatggaACAAGAGGAATATACTTCATACATTATCGAAAGTTTTTATTCCTTGATATGTTTGACAGACAATTTGGTTGGAACAAAATGTAAGACTATTGCATAAAATGTACTTTTATTagtttccatattttttttatttttatgttttgtttatttataggGATGAATCcagataaatatctttttagttatgacatattattttcatctacTATTAATATGTCTATACAAATAAACAGTTTATTGTCATTTAGAGAAATTACTGCGCATTTAGTGCAAAGATTAAAATCAGCACAAGCTTTAGGAGCAACCATACGTACCgcagaaatattaaaatctctttgttttattgatttatcacGTTCACATTTGGATGATTGTGAAGTGAAACTTCAAGGTCTTGAGCATATCTTAGACATTGAAACTATTAAGCTGTCAATGAGTACTGAATTGAAACAAACAACATCGTCAAATCGTTTAATAGATCCTGTAAGAGATACGATGCAAAATGATACTTCACCAAttttgagaagaaaaatttttaattcaccAGAGTTTTGCTTACATCATAATTGTACATGTACATTATGTCAACATGtacaatatcaatatttagTGTTTGCTACTACACATATTAGAGCACAATTATATGCATCACAAAATAATGTTGCAGCTTCACTTGAACATTTTCATGGAGCCTTTCAAATGAAACAAAAGCTTTTTAAAGTAGAAAAACCTATGTTGTCAAAAAACACTTTAGAGGAGAGTAATGACATAAAAAAGTTCTCTTGGCAAActcgtttatatataactgattatatacttttacttTTGCATTTTAGTTGTTTCATGAAAACTTATATACCATTGCGAAAAAACGAAGCTTTAAATATCGCTTTATTAGCAGTTAATATATGTGAAGCACATAATATAGAAAGTCATCCGATATACATATCTGCTAAagaattagtatataaatatcagtTTGAGGAAATTATCACAGCCCAGGATTAttcaagtaaatattttacatataatactTAATGATATACATTCAGTATTTTAACTTcctatattaatgataactaTTTTATGTGTTGCAGCATTTACAGTTCCAAACGCATGTGATATTGACataagtaaatttataattcaaaaaaaattaaaacagaaaatatGTACCACACCTATTACTCATAACCATCTTAAGAAGTCTATACCTATTCGTCGCAATAAAACGCCACCAttgttaaaattgaaaaaaattaacatagaTTTAAGTGATGAAGAGAATGACAATTCTCCTTGTAAATTAGAAGATGAATGTAAAACACCAGTTTCTCACATTAAAtcagtaagaagaaaaattttcgaagaagaatATTTGGAAAAGACTAATGTGCCAAATAAAAAAGCTATATCTATGGAAGACAAATCAGTGTCAGTTTTCGAAACGGGTACAGATGCAGAAAAAACTGAAGATATatccataaaaaatattattaccaaGGTTGCTCCATTAGTGCCAGATATTTCAGatcatttaaacaaaattgcACATAATCTAGATATACCTGTAACAAATGAAGCTGTAAAAGAATTGTTTGAAATGGTAGATAATTTGGAAATAAATTCACGTATACCAAAAAGAAGATTACGCAATAAAAGTGTATCGCATTCAAATGTATCATCTTCTGATACAGAAGTAAAGGATACAATCGCATTGTTTAAAAAGATAGTTATTTCGGAAGTTGCAACTAatgatgatattttaaatgtaaaacatACAATACCAACGATCGTTATTGATAATACGGAAACAGCTGCGATTTCTCATAAATctaaacaaatagaaaatataattgcaaatgaaaaaaatccaAAGGGAACAGTTGTGTTAAATACTGAAAGTGACATATCAAACGTGAATAAATCTCAAACAAGAGTTACTAGAAGTACTAGATCTATGAAATCCACCACTGTTAATAAACCAACAATTAcctcaatgaaaaaaaaatcttctatCAGATGAAACAAAAGATACTTGTAGAGAAATTtttactaaaaaaataaattacattaaaattgaattttatacatGTTGTTATATAAACCGAACTCAATAGTAACTATTAAAACAGTATAAATGTTAATGttgtattaacaaataaagtaatataattagttattataattccTAATGATCTTTATGTTAGGTAATAAATACctttttctaactttttttcaaaatatttattaaaatatttcgcacttatttatttacaagtaTCGCAAACAAAATATAAGCAACTTACAAATGATACAtaccataataattaatcatactTAGAATAATCACTTTGAATTACTTTCGTCATCTTCTTATTTTGtgcgaaaaatattttataaatattcactaATCTCTTGTcccaattaaatattttacaagccCACTTCAACATCGttttaataacataaaattttatttcataaattctaAAGATCTTATTATTCCTACATATCacacaaatttcttttatcatataatatgactcatacgaataaataaaccTCTTGTAATTAAGTAGATATCATAAAATCacttataattaatagaaatacttTTCAGTTTATTAAACTCGTTATTAATgcaaaaaaatgtttgaaaagtACATTTTCCTTAATTTGTCATATATTGTTTGGAATGTTACCATCAAAatcaaatgtatttatttaaaagaaatatttttatttaaaaaaaataaacattataggggaaaaaaaaatattttcatatatccaaacatattatataacaaatagtGTTTGTAAATATACGCAAAGGTAATCGATTATGgtgtacaatataaaataaaagtaacttGTTTGTCAAAAATTCAtcattatatttgaatattaaacaTCTATGATTTTTCGTATCATTAagtactttaaaatatttaaatctattttttataatatgatcATAGTAAAGTATTAcctgaaattttatttttgttttataaaattttgtttataataaatttttttattgttaattttcaagtttgtaaataataaaagaacatgtaatattttgtacttaataatattgaaaaattggaACTAAAATAGTTAATTTCACGTTATgattatacaaaagaaatgaatacataaaatcaattgcattatcatattataataagcTTTTCTTAAGATcaaaagtagagaaaatattgttgagacatatagtatacatacatttctTCGTATATGATACTGACTAATAtctattacaaaaatatttatgaaatgaaaaacaatattttcttgattcttttttatgaagaactatcttaaataaaaaataaatataatataaacttatGAAAAAGATGTAAAAGTTTActcaaaataattgtttatattttctctactttaataaatacttataataGGACAATGTAATTGACATAGTTAAtcttacatttttcaaaatgttgGAAATTACTGTAATTGTGGTAACATTCATGTTACTATTTCACTTAAAACTTTATATTGacataaatgattaaatttcaacaattataaaaaaatatgatatatagaatttttatcatgAGTTTAATGGCAATCTTATAAAGAATACTAGAAAACTTCAAAGAATTTGGTAttataagattataaattccatatacacacacacaaaagacatacatatatacgcatatatatgtatatatatgcgcatgcatgtatgtatagatgtacttatacacgtatatacgtgtgtatgtgtgtatagacaagtatatgttttatttataatgatatgtAATTATTGATCATagcgaataatttaatttttgtttataaacacGAACAAACTGCTCGGTTGGAATTAtaagaaatgtattttaataataaatgtgttaataaatcaatatgcTAAGAtcaatttatacaatttataagtAGTATTACTACAGACAATAGGATAACagcttataaaatataataggatGGCAGTTTATAAAGCAAAATACAGAAATTTATCCTTAATTAACAAAGTAATGTttcttaaatgaaaaagacgTATGAATCATATTTCACAACCTTGTAATgacaatcaaaaaaaaaaaaaaaaaaaaaaaacaaaaaaaaaagaaaaaagaaagaaagaaagaaagaaagaaaaactaaataatCATTGTGACAATGAAAAGTCATGACCTGTAATATAATCattacaaaaagataaaatcaaatagaaattatttcactATACCATTAACTAAGCAGTAGTGCCTGTAGTAATGCTTTTATTTACCATTTTTGTTGCTATACAAACAACCTTAATGAACATTATGTAATAGCAGGTAATCACAGTCTACAAATGGTTATAATTTAATGTAGGATGTATAAACTGATcgtctttttctacttttatatCTAAAACTTTAGCAGTTTCTTCTTGGGTTTTAGCTAATTCCATTAAAGCTAAAGCACCAAGccattttttattgtcttcTGGTAATGGTAATTTAGTTACACTATCTTCTTGTTTTATAACTACTTTAACATCTTTTTTACTTGCATCAATTAAAGCTGCTTTTGAGTTGACTTCTTTCACAGTGAGATTACTACCAGAGCTTCCAGCCAGCATCAAAACTGTTGGTCTTGTTTCATTTTGTATATTGTAAGAGTTTACTAGAGTATCTTCCAATGATATTTCATTCCGAATGATTTTTGTGTTTAATGGAGGTCTCTGAACCAATATTGTATCAGTTACATCACTGTTACCACCCACATCCCAATATTCAGTAGTTATTTcagtattaatatttcttatttcctgGACAATAGTGGTCTCAAGAGGTTTTAGATTAGATTGCAGAGAAGTATTACTATCCTGCAAAGAATCCCAAATTGTTTCTGTTGCTGTGTCTGTTACATTTGtagcttcttttatttcctgtggtattattattttggaaGATTCTTTACAAGTTTGTATATTCCAATCTGCTTGATTGGGGCTATAAGAAACAGTATTGTGTTctgtttctaattttttcacCGTTGTTTCATTCGATGCAGCTGAATAAGAAGTATCTGATATACTCCATTGTAAATTAGAGCACGGAGTTGATAGTTCATAtgtatttgatttttcatGGGTTTTACAAGTTGTCGACATACTATTGACTTTAGCATCCCAATTTAATGGTTTTGCTAATTGCTGTTCCAAGCAAGCTTCTCTTAACCATCGTTTTTTTGGTTGAAGTCTATCCAATGGGCGCCTTAATGGAGAAATAGCTAGTTTTAAAGTAGACAGATCTTCGTCCTCTGATGTTTGTAAAACTGTGCATGCTTCTGTTGGATCTTCATCTTGACTTTCTTCTTGACTGTCCTGACTTTCTCCACAATAAAATCTCTGATTTTGTAACTTACAATTTAAATTCTCCTGTTCACCAGCTGCATCCATCATCAAACCTTTTCTAGATTTAACTCTCTTATGATTTTCTGCTGTACTTTTCcatgtttttttcttacgttcaTTCTTCCCAGTTGGCgttctatcttctctttctctagacATTTTATATCGCTCTAACCATCGTGTTACATCATGAGATAATTCAGTGTTTTCCGAAACAGGTTTCAATACAAAATCATCAGATCTAGTTAAAGTAGCATAAGGGTGTTCAGGACAATGCCTATTTGCATGCGTAAATCTCATTTCACATCCAGGTTCAGTACATAAAAATGGTTTCTCTCCTGTATGTAAACGCTGATGAGTTTTTAATTGTCCTGATTGAGTAAATGCTTTTGTACAGCCAGGATAATCACATGGATATGGACGTTCCCCTGCAAAATGAAaaccatttttgtttttacttttttatatttataattctattagTTCAAACAATatagaagatattttaaattgtcATATAAAATACAGATAATAGATTATTAACATTTCATATCTTTCCAAAAATAATGTACATCCTATTAAGAACAATAGTCAACtatttgaaaaacaaagaaaaattgtttattacttGTTCGaacagataagaaaaattttattacatttaaatgttatataaatcatcatattaaaaaaatttcattcgctAATTTCTTAATCGTacgtttaaaacaaaataaacattttcttttagctCCGAGTACTAACAACAAAGAAGATAAGCATCATACTTTGTTTTGAGATACATAATCGTACACGTGCTATCAAATGAACACAAGCATATATACGTGCAACGATATAAACGTTTAATACTCTTCAAAGAACGATTGTAATTATGTGCTTTGTgaacataatatttatgacgCATTTTGCGAAAAAGTTGCCCTCCTCCATTACcatagagaataaaaagtgaaagagaggggagaaggacgagagaaagagagagagagagagagagagagagagagagagagggagggagggagggagggagggagggagagagagagagagagaaaggactcTCAACGGATTTAAAGCGCGCATGATGGCGTTTGGCGGGACGCGTGACCACGCGCTGCGCGTAACCGTCGCGCCAATATTTCGTACGAACGTTATAAAAACGCGCGACGCTATTGGAAATTCACCAATCGCaatagaagaaacgaaaagagtaAATTATCGAGGTATGAGGgaaatatgattttcttttagaagGATATTGAGAAAGACAAATTAATaaggaaaggggaaagaagaggagggaagggaagggaagggaagaaaaataagaacgtaCCCGTGTGCGTGCGTAAATGTGCTTGTAAACTCTTTTCTCGTGGAAAAACACGACTGCAATAGGTACATTTAATGCTACTGGGCGATGTGCTTCCTTGCTTCATAAGATTTGAAAGAGCATCCGCTCTCGGTCTACCACGTCGATGACTCTCAGATACCCCAGAACGAGATCTGGAACCGGCTCTGGCTGGAACCACGTTGTTTTCCCTATACTCCGGTGACGAGCATGAGCTACCCGGACTAAGATTAACATTTCTCGCTTCTTCACTCCAATTCCAAGGGTAAAGCATCGTGTCACTCATCGGTGGACTACAGGGTAACGCTTCCGCCAAGGATCGCGATTCACGTTCTGGCGTATGCAATTCCATTCCACCCTCTTTTTTCCACTTCACTTAGcactcttctcctttctcacgAGTTGCGACCACACGAAGCAGGAATTACGATGTTATACTTGCGCGACCTCTTCACCGCCGTTCACCGCGTGTCGCGTGCAACTATTAAACCGCCAAAATACAACTGTAATGGATGATGCCGCGACGCTACCTATGGGTGATCGTATAGCTGCACACACATACGCTCGCGcgccttctctctctgtacAGTCGAAAACAAAAGTGCTGTCTTCTTACTTCTCGattgttcgattaaaattaaaataatttccttACTCAATATtcagaaattgaaattgaattatctttaatacgTTTTCTGA
Coding sequences:
- the LOC124954753 gene encoding transcriptional activator GLI3-like isoform X1 → MELHTPERESRSLAEALPCSPPMSDTMLYPWNWSEEARNVNLSPGSSCSSPEYRENNVVPARAGSRSRSGVSESHRRGRPRADALSNLMKQGSTSPSSIKCTYCSRVFPREKSLQAHLRTHTGERPYPCDYPGCTKAFTQSGQLKTHQRLHTGEKPFLCTEPGCEMRFTHANRHCPEHPYATLTRSDDFVLKPVSENTELSHDVTRWLERYKMSREREDRTPTGKNERKKKTWKSTAENHKRVKSRKGLMMDAAGEQENLNCKLQNQRFYCGESQDSQEESQDEDPTEACTVLQTSEDEDLSTLKLAISPLRRPLDRLQPKKRWLREACLEQQLAKPLNWDAKVNSMSTTCKTHEKSNTYELSTPCSNLQWSISDTSYSAASNETTVKKLETEHNTVSYSPNQADWNIQTCKESSKIIIPQEIKEATNVTDTATETIWDSLQDSNTSLQSNLKPLETTIVQEIRNINTEITTEYWDVGGNSDVTDTILVQRPPLNTKIIRNEISLEDTLVNSYNIQNETRPTVLMLAGSSGSNLTVKEVNSKAALIDASKKDVKVVIKQEDSVTKLPLPEDNKKWLGALALMELAKTQEETAKVLDIKVEKDDQFIHPTLNYNHL
- the LOC124954753 gene encoding transcriptional activator GLI3-like isoform X2, with the protein product MMIYITFKWERPYPCDYPGCTKAFTQSGQLKTHQRLHTGEKPFLCTEPGCEMRFTHANRHCPEHPYATLTRSDDFVLKPVSENTELSHDVTRWLERYKMSREREDRTPTGKNERKKKTWKSTAENHKRVKSRKGLMMDAAGEQENLNCKLQNQRFYCGESQDSQEESQDEDPTEACTVLQTSEDEDLSTLKLAISPLRRPLDRLQPKKRWLREACLEQQLAKPLNWDAKVNSMSTTCKTHEKSNTYELSTPCSNLQWSISDTSYSAASNETTVKKLETEHNTVSYSPNQADWNIQTCKESSKIIIPQEIKEATNVTDTATETIWDSLQDSNTSLQSNLKPLETTIVQEIRNINTEITTEYWDVGGNSDVTDTILVQRPPLNTKIIRNEISLEDTLVNSYNIQNETRPTVLMLAGSSGSNLTVKEVNSKAALIDASKKDVKVVIKQEDSVTKLPLPEDNKKWLGALALMELAKTQEETAKVLDIKVEKDDQFIHPTLNYNHL